TGGTCAGCTATGGTTGTGATGGTCCCATGTTGGTCAGCTATGGTTGTGATGGTCCCATGTTGGTCAGCTATGGTTGTGATGGTCCCATGTTGGTCAGCTATGGTTGTGATGGTCCCATGTTGGTCAGCTATGGTTGTGATGGTTCCATGTTGGTCAGCTATGGATGTGATGGTCCCATGTTGGTCAGCTATGGCTGTGATCGTCCCATGTTGGTCAGCTATGGTTGTGATGGTCCCATGTAGGTAATCTATGGCTGTGATCATCCCATGTTGGTCATCTATGGTTGTGATGGTCCTATGTTGGTCATCTATGGTTGTGATGGTCCCATGTTGGTCAGCTATGGTTGTGATGGTCCCATGTTGGTCAACTATGGCTGTGATTGTCCCATGTTGGTCAGCTATGGTTGTGATGGTCCCATGTTGGTCAGCTATGGTTGTGATCGTTCCATGTTGGTcagctgtggttgtgatggcTCCATGTTGGTCAGCTATGGTTGTGATGGTCCCATGTTGGTCAGCTATGGTTGTGATCGTCCCATGTTGGTCATCTATGGTTGTGATGGTCCCATGTTGGTCAGCTATGGTTGTGATGGTCCCATGTTTGTCAGCTGTTGTTGTGATGGTTCTATGTTGGTCAGCTATGGTTGTGATGGTTCCATGTTGGTCAGCTATGGTTGTGATGGTTCCATGTTGGTCAGCTATGGATGTAATGGTCCCATGTTGGTCAGCTATGGTTGTGATGGTCTCATGTTTGTGAGCTATGGTTGTGATGGTCCCATGTTGGTCAGCTATGGTTGTGATGATCCCATGTTGGTCAGCTATGGTTGTGATGGTCTCATGTTTGTGAGCTATGGTTGTGATGGTCCCATGTTGGTCAGCTATGGTTGTGATGGCTCCATGTTGGTCAGCTATGGTTGTGATGGTTCCATGTTGGTCAGCTATGGTTGTGATGGTCCCATGTTGGTCAGCTATGGTTGTGATGGTCCCATGTTGGTCAGCTATGGTTGTGGTGGTTCCACGCTGGTCACCGATGATTGTGATGGATCCCTGTCCGTCACCGATAAATGTGATGGTTTCATGTCGGTCACCACTGATTGTGATAGTCCCATGTTTGGTCGTCAATGACTACGATGGTTCCACGGTCAGCTATGAtcgtcatgtttccatgttggtCACCGATGATTGAAACTCTGCAGAACAGGGCCCACTACAACTTCAGTACATGTACAATTTCAGTAGAGTCTGTGGCAACTTCAGAAAAGCTCAGAACATAAACTTATTGTGTATAGTCGATCAATATACGAATTTCTTGTATTGACTTCACCACTTAACCATTGTGATGACCTAGAGTCAGGTTATGACGGACAACTTTCCTGATGTAAATTCATTACTCCTTTTTTAATCAAAAGTAGCTATGTAATTCGTATCAAAAACCTTCATCGTTGTATGCCTGTCACCAACTTTATGTGTGTGATTGCCTTGTAAGTAACTATATACTTATTAAACAAACTGAACTTAGAGTAACTTGTAACATGTATATCTCTTCTTGTATTTTCCTTTTGTCGTCTGCTACGGTAGTTTCTGCAGGCTGGGTAGAGTAACGACTTCAAAATGGCTTCAACAATCAGTAACATCTGAATAACGATTACGTGAAAATCGATGGTAAAGCAAAGGGTGTGTTATCCCTAAAGTGGTGCCGTTGAGACATACAAGATGTACAACATTCATAGTTTTACAAGAGACATGCCACAAGTTTTAAGATGTCGTCTTGCAATAATACCTGATACGATAATGGATGTTGTCAACACGTCAGTGTCTGTAACAACATGGATATAGTCAACACCTCAGTGTCTGTAACAACATGAATGTAGTCGACACGCCAGTGTCTGTACCAATATGGATGTAGTCAACACGTCAGTGTCTGTACCAATATGGATGTAGTCAACACGTCAGTGTCTGTACCAATATGGATGTAGTCAACACGTCAGTGTCTGTACCAATATGGATGTAGTCAACACGTCAGTGTCTGCAACAACACTGATGGTGACAACACGTCAGTCTCTGTAACAGCATGCATATAGTCCAAACGTCAATGTCTGTGACAACAGCGATGTAGTAAACATTTCAATGTCTGTAACATAGTGGGTGCAGTCAACACGTCAGTGTCTTTACCAATATGGATGCCGTCAACACGTCAATATCTGTAACAAAATAGATGTTGTCAACACGTCAGTGTCATTAACAACCTAGATCTAGTCAACACGTCAATATCTGTAACAAAATGGATGTTGTCAACCCGTCAATATCTgtaaaaaatggatgtagtgaACACGTCAGTTTCTGTAACATCGTGCATGTTGTCAACACGTCAGTGTCTGTAACAACCTGCatgtaatcaaaacatcagtgtCTGTAACAACATGGATGTAGTCATCATGTCAGTGTCTGTAACAGTATCGATGTAGTCAAAAGAGTTGTGATGGTATGTGGTCCTGTTCATATAGCTCAGGTAAAAATTCAGTTGACGTTATGCAACGTTGGGCGCGGATTGTCCATGGgcgaccgtgtttggcagctaaTACATGTTGTCTCACCTTAGTGTCTAATCAAGTGCGTGTGTTCAAAATTACCTCTGTTCACCAGCAGAAAAATGGTTACAATCAGTCGTGTAACTATAACCTTCAAGCGCCTAACAGACCAAACGTTTCTGAGGACTTAATCTTTCCCCTAACAAATTATTGCAATTCTCTCACATTCTCATTTAAGTGGCTATATCGCACTATCTCGCAGGAAAATCGAACTTTAATTCGAAAACATTGCCATATCGGACTACAACGTGGGAAAATTGCACTAGAAGGGGGAAAAGTAACACTTTACAGAGGAAATTTCGCTATATATGATTAAATCGCACTATCTCGCGGGAAAATGGAACAATATTGAGTCAAAATCCTACAGGGATTGCGTGAGGGAGTGGCTAGACTGTGAGAGCATCTAGGCGTTTTCTAGGCACTCACAGgatgtaaccagagttgttctTCAGACTTTTCTTCTGGGCTcttcgtgacgagaacatttaacactgaaatggatgatatatatttcataaataaacctgtcagcaaaggacagtaaaacaactagaatatcacagttacaatttaaaactagtgtgaaaagttaaaactaatatcactatttggacaacacaatataaaacacgggctatatatcaccaacgacagaagttagatcaccatactagggacaatggggacttacagtacatttgcttccagCATGGACCCTAGGtgaatttacatcatcccttcagccgttagcaattcaggaaatctagccataaattaaaaagacaggtattctacgattagaaacagtggaatgttttgatgtactttaaatgttttgggacttacgtaccctctcaggaggacaataattttacagtgctttaacccccctcggggatacagccactaacactctaagttactaattcaaacttccaagaataaaatatttatctatttacaattcatttagaaaatctaagtcttttaaaaatgcaataattaaatgagagctaacattattaaaaaaatCCTTCAAAGTTCAATACATCCCTTGTGATTgaatattcaatacagtcaagcaggacatgcttgaatgtgattctttcatcacaagggatacaaaacggaggatcttcaccttttaatagatattcgtgagtatacctcgtatggccaatgcgacatcgtcgcataatgacctcctcaaatctggactgacaacccaagtaagtataaccgatataaggttttattgcatgtaatttatttatacctacccgggtatcccacttcttctgcatcagatcacggatataagatcttattgcagctttataatctgagtatggaataagaagtggtgtcacagatttgttgagtgctaccttagcagcaagatcggccattgtgttaccagaaatgcctacgtgactgggtaaccaacatgTCGCACtggattattatacaattttataatttcatttaaaagtggatgtttacaagagtgggtgagtgagttaatattcaacgtcacatcggcaatatctcagccatatcgtgacaggagcaaaacactgaaaaggaatatatatgtgtgttataaaacctgtcgacaaaggacagtaaaacaactatagtatcacaatttgaattaaaactagcatggaaagttaaaactaatatcaatatttaaacaatacaatataagaacaggctatagatcgcctatagaacagaaggtagatcaccatactagggaccatagagacttacagtacctttgctacctgcatggatcccagCTGGATTtccaccatcccttcagctgctggcgagtgtacaatatgctagccaaaattaaaacaacaggaacagtacgattaaaagcctggtagacttaaatttactatgaatgtttgtggacttacgtacccactcaggagaacaataattttacaatacttcaaccccctttgagggtgcGGCCACTAACAATTGTAGTTACGAATcgaaactaccaattattaaaatacatctttttacagaaacatattgctcaaaattcaatcaaaaaatcagttttttaaaaaataaaacaataattaaatgaaaactaacgctggtaaaaagatccttcattgttttaactgtaaaatactactcccttgtgatggagaattcaacacagtcaagcagaatatcatcactctctcatcacaagggatacaaaatggaggatcctcaccttttaacaggtatgcatgagtatatctagtgtgaccaatacgacatcgtcataaaataacctcttcaaatctggactgacaacccaagtgggtataaccaatgtaaggttttatctcatgtaatttatttatacctacttgagtgtcccacttcttttgcatcagatcacggatataagatccaatggtggctttgtaatcactgtaaggaatacgaagtggtgtcacagatttgttgagtgctgctttagcagcaaggtcagccaatgtgttaccagagatccctacatggctgggtaaccaacagaagacgatgtcgtattagccagttgcaagatcattataaaattcaataatttctattaaaagtggatgtttccaagaaatattttcaacagcctgaaggcaagaaagagaatcggaatagattatatactgtttacgtgtagggtgtctttgaatatatttgagagctgttaatatggcgttcggttctgctgtaaaaatagaactattatctggtaatctagaagatattgttctggatccaatgactgtggcacaagccactgcaccaccgtccttggatccatctgtaaataagggtttgtaattgctatatttatgttttaattgatgacattcttgtttatattgtaagtcatttgtttctgattttttaaatgatgataatgttaggtcaacttgtggcctaaccaattgccagggaggagaagaaagaaaaggGGAAGGCGATATAATTTgtagctcaatgccggccgaagaaagaaagggtttaattctgtgcccaagaagtggaacaagagaagactttttgttatacaaatcctcataaaggggattgaacacacagttataggcagggttagattcattagaatataatttagtaatgtattgtaaagacaattttatacgacgttgagtaagagatggttcatcggcctcaacgtagagactatcaataggtgaagttccgaaagacccaagacaaagtcttagaccttgatggtggacagaatcaagaagtttaaggttgcttttgcagcctccaccatatacgatggagccataatcgagtttcgaacggaccagtgatcgatataggtgtaagagggtagcttgatcccctccccgctttgagttggaaacaactttcacaAGTAAAGAGCCTTCAGgtatttagctttaagggacttaatatgaggcagaaatgttaaatgggagtcaaagattaggcccaagaacttggcctcctttacaactttgatgggagtgccatctagagatagttgaGGGtacttatgtggcttatattttctgcaaaaatgtatgcaattggttttggatttagaaaatttaaagtcgttttcaagacaccatttatttattttgtttaaacaaagctgcagttgccgttcaatagtatgcatattttcccacgacaagaaatattaaaatcatccacaaataacgatccatcaattgaatcgtgaaaaacttttgataaactatttatctttatgctaaaaagtgtgacagacaaaatactgccttgtggaacaccctgatcctgattgtaatgatcagacagggtagaacccacctgaacttgaaactgtctgtcatttgaaGTGGTCTGGTGTTAGTTTTTTAACACATAATTGTTTATACAAAGGCCAGTTTGCTTTCATAAAATTCCAACGAAATATAGGAGGATTATCACGTGGTTTTATAGCTTTAAGGACAGCATGGAAGTGATCGctgccacaaaggtcatcaagaacagaccattcaaattcttTATAAATGTTTGACTCTGTCAGAGCTAGATCAAGTGAAGAATATGACCCAGTGGCTGGATGGAAATACgtatcattaaaaacacataaattattatcagaaataaaatcttcaataactttTCCCTTATTGTTCCTGTTTGTACTACCCcgtagagggttgtgcccattgaGATCTCCCATgatgatgcagggctttggcAGTTGATCATACGATCTTTGAAGGTCAGATTTTCGAAGAGCTGATGAAGGAGGTACATATAAAGAGCACAAAGTAAGAGCAATGCGCAAGGTAAGtcggactgcaacagcttgaagaggaGTATTCAGCTGAATAGCACTGTGAATGATGTCCTGTCTGACCAAGATACTACATCCTCCAGTTGTTTTGTCACCTTcaggagaaaatgaatggtagCCAATGTGTTGTCGTAAGTTAAAAACATCATTATGTTTTAGGTATGTCTCTCACTATAATTTTtcttaagtcctctgcagttccgtTGGATCAAGTTCGGCAAGTGAATCACGGTGGTTCAATTGGCCATCGCTCTCGTAAACGGGAGGAAGAGAGATCCCTCCTGTTATCCTTTGTAGAAGGAGTAACCTCCATATCATCAAAAAGGATCAAATGTGTTACGCATAGGTACCTCCGAAGGAATAGTTGACCTGGCCTTTGCTGTTTTTTAAATCttttttttgtctttctgtGACATGTGAGTAGTGCCTGGTTTCTTAGTTGTTAGCTCGGACTGACTGTCTGTCTCCTCAACAagttcattttgagtttgagtCTGTGTTTCTGAAGTGCATTTTGTAGAAGGTCAGTAAGGGTGCTGATGTTGACTGGTGCAGATCTGACCTAATCAATGTCATTTCAGTCTGGCACATGAGTGATGCAGCTGCGACAGGGTGTGCTGCAGCAACTGCATATGTGACGCTTGAAGAAGGTGTCGACTGGTGGGCTACTAACTTTTTTGCTTcagcaaatgaaatattgttctgaCATTTGATCTTCATAATCTGAGCTTGTCTTTGCCACAGAGGGCACGGTTTTGAGGAGGACATATGTTTGTCACCACAATTTGAACAGTGAAAATCATTTTCACTGTCTGATCCGTCATGGCTGCCACTGCAACGGTGACATACCATAGAGTTCGAACAGGAGCGCGAGCCGTGACCACATTGTTGACAATTATAACATCGaagtggatttgggatgtacatcTGCACTCCGATATTAAAATAACCAGCTTTGATAAACTGAGGCAGTGTTGACCGGGAAAATGTGAACggataagtatttgttttccGAATGATCCCATCTTTTTTGTGGAGAAACGTTTGACTGATGTGACACCTTGACTTTCAAGTTCAGCTGCAATTTCCTGTTCAGACATGTCAATGAGGCAGTGAGCTCTGTCCCGGACAATGCCACGGCAAGAGTTCAATGTCCTATGCACAGGCACAGCAACATCAACATTGGCGAATTTAGATTCAAAGactgctgtctccgtgcacattcaACCAGAAGGGAACCGCCACGCAGACGAGAAACATTCTTAGCTTCACCACAAATTCCTTGAATTGCTTTGGATATGGCAAATGGATTCAATTTAATTGGAATAACTAGGAATCGAGCCCATGAGTCTGTGCTTTGGGAAACATGTTCATGTGTATGATCAAAATCCAAGCGTCtctttggcccatgagccactgccttctggcacaggactctaggcATGAAATATATCGATACTTTGGAAATGAGAAGTTGAAATGGCCAAGAcccaaatagtgagtgagtgtgcaaaCAATGgtatctatgcacagggccgAATGATAGAACCAGGCcagttcaaccacccgtctaggtgaagtcagagccagagtggtgtgttgagcaacaggaacacggtttcaagctcccattgccctcaaccaccaggatcccaaCCTCCAACGCAACCCACGGTCAACAGGTTGCCCCATTTGGTCGCCACTTCCGACCAGCAAcagggtgctgtggacacattctatcccgGGCCCACACGGGATCATGACTATTTGATATGACATCTGAAGGGTTAATGTAAATCCAGTTGTTGTCCATGCAGTAATCAAAAACAGTGTTGATCTCCATTGTTTGGAGTGATGATGTACTATACAGTTGCTGGCGGTCACCTGAACGGCAATATGCCATGTCGGTATGCCTCAAATATTTAGAATTTGATTCTACATGTCAACTCACAGACTCTACATTCATCTACATGAAGTAAACATATCTTTCAGTCTGGTGATGCCGGGCACTGGATCCTCCCATCGTCACAGTCTTGTCGGCTTCATCATGCAAACgatgacagcatgaacatatgAAGGACTCTTCAATACACTCGGTTTGGCACAACTTCATGTCAGTGTTTCGAAGTATGACGGATCTCTTCCCCATCTTCTTTGTCAACTGAAGTCCACATTCCTTTGTGCTGGTACAGTGTGGCTGTGGACAGTACAGTCAGGAGGTAcacagttgatgttaaaacaGCCTGCATGCCGttacttgaacacagcagtaacATCATGAAGGGTTTACAGTAGACCACAGGCTCAACAACTAGAGATACACTACTGATTGTAGGCAGTTATTTTCAGGACACCGCTCATCTGTTGTTCCTGACTTGTTTTGTAATCACAAATTATATTGTCTATCGATTTTCTAGCCAAAATGTCATATCACACGTCTGGTTCGAGCTTGGCAACATGATACTGAAAAGATTAAACACATATTTAATCAGCATGTGTTTCATGTTATCATCCTCATATCGCATgggtatatgtgcatgtatagCGCTATAGTGAATCACGcatgcatgctcaaagcacacCTCGATCATTGGAAGTCAGTCTCAAGGACGCACTATATTAGCAAATATCACCTTTATTGTCATCATCCAACTCTTGCAGTCACTAGGCGTACCAAGTATAGTTTTCCCATACAAACGTCTCATTCACAACTGGGTGGACTGGAACACGTAGTCACACTTTGTTCAAGTCTTGCTGCACGTTGTTCTGCTAGCAGCTAGGTATGTGTACGCATTCACGTGACCACTGTCTGGTCATCAACCAACGAATCCGTCACCGACCAGTGGAACTAAACACTAAGTGTTTGAGACACCTTGAGTAACCGTGTGTTCATGAAACTAAAGTCAGAGGCCACAGTCGTCATCCTGGGTGGAAAGTTAGTACAATCAGTAAGCAGATATTGTCATTTTCGGGGACACAATGTGCATCACAGGATGACTTAATTATTGAAGACCATAGTGATAACCAATTAAGTGATTTGGGAGAACTGTTTATCACtggcgttccatttgcccaacacaccacttctgtccttacttcacctagacgggtggttgaactggcccgattcaaccaatcagctggtcatgacaagccctgtacatggactgtgtatgtgtcattgcacaaatttgatttggaattgttatGAATTTCGGCATTGACACTACTGGTGAtctgtaatttgtttttattgtgaattatgataatatgaacgttccctagagtcttatgccagaaggcgatggctcatgggccaatctggtagattaattatttataattcttctgcttgagtatatcatctgggtgtccttggtgctgcaagcaggaggcccgcttgctttagcattgtccttgtgatactccgtggtgggtggggagctcggatgatgaaccacaTGACACCAATCATGACTTATGAAACACCCccccaaaaacaaaacgtccacttcagtgagtgagtgagttaatgtttaacgtcacatcggcaatgtctcagccatatcgtgacgaggacaattaatactgaaatgaaatatatgtatagtaaaaaacctgtcaacgacggatagtaaaacaactagaatatcacaaatgggaataaaactagcgtggaaagttaaaacttatatcactattcggacaatacaatataaactcAGGCTACAtatcgccaacaactaaaggtagatcaccatactagggaccattgggagttacagtgcctttgctacctacatggaccccagctggattcaCATAATCCCATCAGCTGCTAGGAAtgtagacacatctagccaaaaatacCCATATGCTACcactaaaaacagtggaaagtctacatttactgtaatgtttgtggacttatgtaccctctcaggaggacaataaatttacagtacttcaacccccttcgaggatacagccactaacaagcagtTACGAacttaaacttccaataattaaaatacatctatctacagaacacataattcaaaactccatttcttaaaaaaaataaatgagaactaacgtttATAAAAAGGATCCTTAACggttctgacattgaaatattgatcccttgtgatggagaattcaacacagtcaagcagaatatgcttgaccctgactttctcatcacaagggatacaaaacggagcatcctcaccttttaaagggtatgcatgagtatatcttgtatggtcaatacgacatcgtcttaaaatatcCTCTCTTcgaatctggactgacagcccaagtaggtgtaaccaacatatggttttatttcatgtaatatatttataactacttgagtgtcccacttcttctgcatcagatcacgtatgtaAGTTCTAacggtggctttgtaatcagagtatggaataagaagtggtgtcacagatttgttgagtgccgcttttgcagcaagatcggccatcacattcccagaaataaacacgtgactgggtaaccaacaaagcacgatgtcgtactggccagtagcaagtgtattataccattcaataatttcaattaaaagtgaatgtttacaagaaatattttcaaacgcctgaaggcaagaaagagagtcggaatgtattatatactgtttacgtttcggatGTCTTTgagtatatttaagagctgttaatatggagTTAACTTCtactgtaaaaatagaagtattatctggtaatctggaagatatcGTTCTGGGTCCTATGAccgtagcacaagcaactgcgccaccatccttggacccatctgtaaataagggtttgtaattgttatatgtttgtttcaattgattatattattgtttatactgtaattcattcctttatgattttttaaatgtagtgaatgttaggtcaacctgtggcctaaccaactgccaagggggagaggaaagaagacggaaaggagctatattgtccagctcaataccagcagcagcaataaacggctttattctgagcccaagaggtggaacaagaggagaccttttgctatacaaatcgtCATAAAGAGGATAGAAGACACAATTATAAGCAGGGTTAGATTCgatagagtatagttttgtgacatattgtaaagaaaATTTGATaaggcgttgtgcaagagatggttcatcgtcCTCAaggtaaagactgtcaataggtgaagttctgaaggacccaagacaaaatgttagaccttggtgatggacagaatcaagaagtttaaggttgcttttgcaggctccaccatatacgatggagccataataaaatttagaacgtacgagtcatcgatatagatggagaagagtagcttgatcacctccccatttagaatttgacaccactttcaacaagtcaagtgctttcagccATTTAGTTCTAGgtgacttaatatgcggtaaaaacgttaagcgTGAATGAAAGATAAAACCCAGGAACTTGGATGCCTTCACAACtctaatgggcgtcccatctagagagagttcagggtctttatgtggtttgtatttacgacaaaaatgtatgcagttggtttttgatttagaaaatttaaagccgttttcaagacaccatctatttattgtgtttaaacacaactgcagttgccgt
The window above is part of the Haliotis asinina isolate JCU_RB_2024 chromosome 1, JCU_Hal_asi_v2, whole genome shotgun sequence genome. Proteins encoded here:
- the LOC137273261 gene encoding mucin-22-like — protein: MLLLCSSNGMQAVLTSTVYLLTVLSTYSTKECGLQLTKKMGKRSVILRNTDMKFCQTESIEESFIFSCCHQLHDEADKTVTMGGSRVRHHQTVSCCDTRSSKARNLSARGLDGDRHETITFIGDGQGSITIIGDQRGTTTTIADQHGTITTIADQHGTITTIADQHGTITTIADQHGAITTIADQHGTITTIAHKHETITTIADQHGIITTIADQHGTITTIAHKHETITTIADQHGTITSIADQHGTITTIADQHGTITTIADQHRTITTTADKHGTITTIADQHGTITTIDDQHGTITTIADQHGTITTIADQHGAITTTADQHGTITTIADQHGTITTIADQHGTITAIVDQHGTITTIADQHGTITTIDDQHRTITTIDDQHGMITAIDYLHGTITTIADQHGTITAIADQHGTITSIADQHGTITTIADQHGTITTIADQHGTITTIADQHGTITTIADQHGTITTIADQHGTITTTADQHGAITTTADQHGTITTIADQHGTITTIADQHGTITAIVDQHGTITTIADQHGTITTIADQHGTITTIDDQHGMITAIDYLHGTITTIADQHGTITAIADQHGTITTIADQHGTITTIADQHGTITTIADQHGTITTIADQHGTITTIADQHGTITTIADQHGTITTTADQHGAITTTADQHGTITTIADQHGTITTIADQHGTITAIADQQGTITTIADQHGTITTIADQHGAITSIGD